The genomic stretch AACATAGGTTTTGATCACATCAGAGTCTTGTGCGCTGATAGAAATATGCGGTGTCAGGCCCGCAGCAGTGAACGCCCGGTCAATGCGTGAGCGGCCGGTAATGCCCTGACGATAGGTAATTAACGGTACTGCGCTCAGTTTGTCGAGCGTTATGACCGGCTCTTGCGCCAGTGCATGCCCTTCCGGCAACAGAATAGCGTGATGCCAGCGGTACCAGGGAAATGCGGCCAGTGAGGTAACATTGATCAGTTGTTCAGTGGCGATCCCGATATCCGCTTCACCGGATTCCAGCATCGCGACGATCTCATCCGGCGTTCCCTGATTCAGCACCACTTGAACCTGCGGATAAAGCGCGCGGAATGCTTTGATGACCCCCGGCAGGCTGTAGCGCGCCTGAGTATGGGTTGTGGCGATAACCAGTTGCCCGACATCGTTATCGCTAAAAAGGTTCGCCAACCGCCGGATATGGTTGGCATCGTTAAGGATACGCTCGGCCATCACCAGCAGCTCTTTACCCGGTTCCGTCATCCCCAGTAAGCGTTTACCGCGACGGATAAATATCTCAATCCCCAGTTCTTCTTCCAGTTCGCGAATGTGACGACTTACTCCAGACTGGGAGGTGAACAGGGTATTGGCAACCTCGGTCAGGTTATAGTTGCATCGCGCCGATTCGCGGATGATCTTCAATTGTTGAAAGTTCACGCCTTGTCCTTTGTCTGTCATTCTCGTTATCACTATTCATACGAAGTATTGTTATTCCATACAAATAAGGAAAAATTACTATTTATAATTTTTTGAGATATAACAGCACGCATGATTCCCCTTTCTACTCGACAGGAAAAAAGTGTTGTAAACGAAAGCATGGTGAATTAAGACGCCAAAACTACACAGTAAAACCCACACAATTTGTAATCTGTCATCGTGGTGGCATTCTCGCCAACCTTTACTAAGCTTATGCCGAGTTATCTCTTACTTTACGCTTATTTAACTAAGGCGGCTTTATGTTACCGAGGGTTCATTTAGTTAATTCATCGCAAGGAAGTTTTTTAACACTAGGCCAGGATCTGATAACACAACATCTCACAACCAAGGATGAATGGGAAAAATGGTTATATCTCGTCACTAATGAATTTACCTCGGAATTCGATTCCCCGGTTATTTTTGACATTGGTGCTAATCTGGGTGCTTATACCGTACCGGTCGCAAACGAAATAGAGAAACAAGGTGGCGTTGTTTATTCGTTCGAACCGCAGAAATTTGTGTATTACCAGCTATGCGGCAACATCTTCTTAAACCGGCTGAGTAACGTCACTGCGCTCAATAAGGCCGTTGGCAGTGAGGATGGAGTCATTGAAATCCCTATTCCTGATTACCAGAAAATGGCCAATGCCGGTGCATTTTCAATGGTGGATGAGTATAGAAAGCGTAATGGCATAAGCGGATGCATGTCGAAAGAAACGCATTTCGTGCAGGTCATCAAGCTCGACGATCTTCTGTTTAACGAAAAAACTCGTTTTGTAAAAATAGACGTAGAAGGTCTGGAATTAGACGTACTAAAAGGTGCTGTCGGTTTTCTGGAGCATAACAATTTTCCGCCCTTCTCATTTGAAGCCTGGAATACCCATTGGTTCGCCGAGAAAAAACAAGAACTGTTATCATTTATAATACATATGGGCTACACCATAGAGCACATTTATAACGATGACTATATTGCGCATCACCCCAAAAATGATGCAAAAGTAGATTTTAATCGGGATAGCAACAGAACATTACAGTCCGTATGTCGAGCTAAATAAGCAAGATGTCAGAGCCATAATGTCAGTTATGGCTCTACTCCTTCAAATCGATCGGGTCAAAAAATCGCTCACATCTGACTCGACTTCTTCCATCTGCCGCAACGCATCCAGCGTGTCGCGCGCTTCTTGTTCATCCAGCCGACTCATGGCAAAACCGACGTGTACCAGCACCCACTGGCCTATTAACGTGGCAGGCGATTGCCCCTCGTCCTGCACCAGCGTCACATTCACTTCTCGGCGCACACCACAAACATCAACCCATGCCAGTTGATGATCCGCTGATGCCCACTCCACCACCTGCCCCGGAATTCCCAGACACATAACACCCATCCTGTTCGTTAGTCACCTTTCTCCCTGACAGCTTAAGCAAATTTGATGCCAGCTGACATGATCCTGCGCAGCCTGGGCGCTGTCGCGAAATCGAACCACTGTCAGTTGTCTCTCTCCTGGCCGTCAGGCCGCTACACACCGGGCTACTCGTCAAATCTGTCGGCAATGACCTTCCTGCCGACGGAGCTAACGCACTGTCGAGGGTGACGACAATCGCGTAATGGTTCGTCGAAAAACATCGTCACTAATGTCGAACGACAATGGTCAGCAGGGATGAAATTCATTCCACACCAATCATAACCACATGATTATTAAAATCATTATACCCATATTTTTCTTATGGCATGGAATATGCTTGGGGCGAAGTAAACATTTCTATCACCCCGGAGGGTATGGCTATGAACCGCTTCGTCATTGCGGAGCCAACACGTTGTATCGGATGCAACACTTGCATGGCGGCCTGTACACAAGTGCACCGACAGGCTGGGTTGCAGTCTCATCCGAGACTGACCGTTGAGCGTGACGCCGGAGGCACCGCCCCAGTGCTGTGTCGCCATTGTGAAGACGCGCCCTGCGCGAAAGTTTGTCCAGTCAATGCCATCACGCATCAGGACAACGCCGTGTTGCTGGATGAAAACACCTGTATCGGCTGCAAACTCTGCGCCATCGCCTGCCCGTTTGGTGCTATCACGCCATCTGGCAGCACCCCGCTGGCGACACCGACGGCGTTTGACCAACACATCCCGCTGACATTGCTGTCCGATGTCCCCGTCAGCTTGCCGTCAGTGCATCCGATGCTGTCGTGGAACGCCGGGGTTCGCAGCATCGCGGTGAAATGCGACCTGTGTGATTTTCGCGAACAAGGGCCGGAATGCGTACGCGTCTGCCCGACCCACGCGTTGTATCTGGTAGATGACACCACGCTGGACGATGCTATCGCCGCTAAACGCCGTCAGGCCGCACAATGGCCGCAGGGCAACGTCCCTTTCCCTCCCACAGGGGCTGACAGGGAGCAAAACCTATGATGACCGCATTGCAATTATTCACGCCACTGCAATGGTTGGGGCTGTCGTTGGCGCTGTATCTGGCAGGAGCAGTGCTTTCACTGCTGTGCTGCCGTCAGGAGTCGCTGGCTATCCGCTTAAGCGGGCTGTGTGCGCTGGCAGGAGGGTGTGCCGGCGTACTGGCCGCCGCCCCGGTACTGCTCGGCGGCGATGTGCTGACCGCCGTATTCGCCGGGCCGTTTGACGCTTTCGCTCACCTGACGCTGCGCTTTGACACACTCGCGGCGTTTATGACGTTAGTGATTTCGCTACTGGTAGCGGTATCTGCGTTGTATTCACTGGCCTATCTGGAAGAGTATCGCGGACGCGGTGCCTGGGCGATGGGGTTCTTCATGAACCTGTTTGTCGCCTCGATGGTCGCGCTGGTGATCGTGGATAACGCGTTCTACTTCATTGTGCTGTTCGAGGTGATGTCGCTCAGCTCCTACTTCCTGGTCATTGCCGATCAGGATGACGAAGCCGTCAGCGCCGGGTTGCTCTACTTCCTGATTGCCCACGCCGGTT from Dickeya zeae NCPPB 2538 encodes the following:
- a CDS encoding 4Fe-4S dicluster domain-containing protein; translation: MNRFVIAEPTRCIGCNTCMAACTQVHRQAGLQSHPRLTVERDAGGTAPVLCRHCEDAPCAKVCPVNAITHQDNAVLLDENTCIGCKLCAIACPFGAITPSGSTPLATPTAFDQHIPLTLLSDVPVSLPSVHPMLSWNAGVRSIAVKCDLCDFREQGPECVRVCPTHALYLVDDTTLDDAIAAKRRQAAQWPQGNVPFPPTGADREQNL
- the hybG gene encoding hydrogenase maturation factor HybG; the encoded protein is MCLGIPGQVVEWASADHQLAWVDVCGVRREVNVTLVQDEGQSPATLIGQWVLVHVGFAMSRLDEQEARDTLDALRQMEEVESDVSDFLTRSI
- a CDS encoding FkbM family methyltransferase — its product is MLPRVHLVNSSQGSFLTLGQDLITQHLTTKDEWEKWLYLVTNEFTSEFDSPVIFDIGANLGAYTVPVANEIEKQGGVVYSFEPQKFVYYQLCGNIFLNRLSNVTALNKAVGSEDGVIEIPIPDYQKMANAGAFSMVDEYRKRNGISGCMSKETHFVQVIKLDDLLFNEKTRFVKIDVEGLELDVLKGAVGFLEHNNFPPFSFEAWNTHWFAEKKQELLSFIIHMGYTIEHIYNDDYIAHHPKNDAKVDFNRDSNRTLQSVCRAK
- the cbl gene encoding HTH-type transcriptional regulator Cbl, which translates into the protein MNFQQLKIIRESARCNYNLTEVANTLFTSQSGVSRHIRELEEELGIEIFIRRGKRLLGMTEPGKELLVMAERILNDANHIRRLANLFSDNDVGQLVIATTHTQARYSLPGVIKAFRALYPQVQVVLNQGTPDEIVAMLESGEADIGIATEQLINVTSLAAFPWYRWHHAILLPEGHALAQEPVITLDKLSAVPLITYRQGITGRSRIDRAFTAAGLTPHISISAQDSDVIKTYVELGLGVGIVADMSFDATRDPGLVRLDARHLFEANTVWLGLKRGQLQRNYTWKFIQLCNPELTPDEIKARVFAEENEVAIDYQI